A genomic window from Hominilimicola fabiformis includes:
- a CDS encoding minor capsid protein, which produces MLSEPWHGHNYSERVWIHNNRFIQAVGQTIEDGIISGHSVSRMTDKLIDYVKDTAPGGIRTSAETLVRSETAHFMNQGQKMAYEEIGIKQYRFVAALSELTCDRCGSLDGSVFDTDKAVEDENFPPIHPRCRCVTIMADVNLTSRIARDPLTGENYKVDGNMTFDEWKNSLSDEQKNALKYVANAEKRGIIKAEPLSIRFVNSSDSLYNNSKMIKPIKGFEDVVIHGDKTGFAYFDKSGKELYYTVREFAEILKSSGLYQGGNIRLIYCETGADGATTAMSLAEQLNVKVIAPSNVVWVMPDGTMTIGDTPNSNNGEWRVFEPKRK; this is translated from the coding sequence GTGTTAAGTGAGCCGTGGCACGGTCACAACTACAGCGAGAGAGTGTGGATACATAACAACAGATTTATACAGGCAGTCGGACAGACGATTGAGGACGGTATAATCAGCGGTCACAGTGTAAGCCGTATGACCGACAAGCTGATTGATTACGTCAAAGATACTGCACCGGGGGGAATACGAACATCAGCCGAAACTCTTGTGAGGAGCGAAACGGCGCATTTTATGAACCAAGGTCAAAAGATGGCGTATGAGGAAATAGGTATAAAACAGTATCGTTTTGTTGCGGCACTGTCTGAATTGACGTGTGACAGGTGCGGAAGTCTTGACGGTAGCGTGTTTGATACCGACAAAGCCGTTGAGGACGAAAACTTCCCACCGATACACCCACGTTGTCGGTGCGTTACGATTATGGCAGACGTGAATTTGACGAGTCGTATTGCACGCGATCCGCTCACTGGTGAAAATTATAAGGTTGACGGCAATATGACGTTTGATGAATGGAAAAACAGTTTGTCGGACGAACAGAAAAATGCGTTAAAATATGTTGCAAATGCTGAAAAACGTGGTATAATAAAAGCGGAGCCTTTATCAATTAGATTTGTTAATTCATCGGATAGCTTGTACAATAATTCAAAAATGATAAAACCTATTAAAGGATTTGAAGACGTGGTTATACACGGAGATAAAACAGGCTTTGCATATTTTGATAAAAGTGGCAAAGAATTATACTATACAGTACGCGAATTTGCTGAAATACTAAAAAGTAGTGGATTATATCAAGGTGGAAATATAAGATTAATATATTGTGAAACTGGAGCCGATGGAGCTACTACAGCAATGAGTTTAGCAGAACAATTAAATGTAAAAGTAATAGCTCCCTCGAATGTTGTATGGGTAATGCCAGATGGTACAATGACAATAGGAGATACACCCAATTCAAATAATGGAGAGTGGAGAGTTTTTGAGCCTAAAAGGAAGTGA
- a CDS encoding KH domain-containing protein, with protein MKEVLEIIAKSLVDYPEQVDVKEINNEDQTVTLELRVAESDMGKVIGKQGRIAKAIRTVVKAAASRENKKVAVEILQ; from the coding sequence ATGAAAGAAGTATTGGAGATAATAGCCAAATCACTTGTTGACTATCCCGAACAGGTTGATGTTAAGGAAATTAACAACGAGGACCAGACAGTAACTTTGGAACTTAGAGTTGCTGAAAGCGATATGGGTAAGGTGATTGGTAAACAGGGTAGAATTGCTAAGGCAATCAGAACTGTTGTCAAAGCTGCCGCAAGTCGTGAAAATAAAAAAGTTGCGGTTGAAATCTTACAATAG
- a CDS encoding toprim domain-containing protein: protein MYKIKETIVVEGIYDKIKLSRFIDAVIIVTNGFCVFSDDRILESIKKMADETGIVILTDSDSAGFKIRNYIKQSLPKEKVKHAYVPDVYGKEKRKREPGKEGLLGVEGIKDDIILDSLKKAGCTIDGSATAVKEGREITKADLYKAGLSGGEGSGEKRNALAHSLGIPMKISANMLLDLLNRLLNYDEFCEIVQNIDDLKEEI, encoded by the coding sequence ATGTACAAAATAAAAGAAACGATTGTTGTCGAGGGGATATACGACAAAATAAAGCTGTCACGTTTTATAGATGCGGTGATAATAGTGACAAACGGATTTTGCGTATTTTCCGATGACAGAATATTGGAAAGCATAAAAAAGATGGCGGACGAAACGGGAATTGTTATTTTGACCGATTCCGACAGTGCCGGCTTTAAAATAAGAAACTATATAAAACAGTCTTTGCCGAAAGAAAAGGTAAAACACGCTTATGTACCCGATGTTTACGGCAAGGAAAAACGCAAGAGAGAACCGGGAAAAGAGGGACTTTTGGGTGTTGAGGGGATTAAGGACGATATAATCCTTGATTCCCTCAAAAAAGCGGGTTGCACGATTGACGGAAGTGCGACGGCGGTAAAAGAGGGACGCGAAATCACAAAAGCCGATTTGTATAAAGCAGGTCTTTCGGGGGGAGAAGGCAGCGGTGAAAAGCGTAACGCACTTGCACATTCTCTCGGAATACCTATGAAAATTTCCGCGAATATGCTCCTTGATTTGCTCAACAGACTGCTTAATTATGATGAGTTTTGTGAAATTGTACAAAACATTGACGATTTGAAAGAAGAAATTTGA
- the zupT gene encoding zinc transporter ZupT has translation MILVETNVLFALSLTVMAGLATGIGSIIALFAKTTNTKFLAGSLGFSAGVMIYVSMIEIFQKSRTYIASATNDTVGYYIAVVSFFVGILLIGLIDYFVPSTEGDIGNLTENETRSIALKRMGFMTALAIGIHNFPEGLATFTSALKDPHLGLAIAVAIAIHNIPEGIATSVPIYYSTGSRKRAFIVSFFSGITEPLGAIIGYLILRPFFNDVVFGILFGIIAGIMVFISIEELLPMAREYEKSKVTIIGVILGMAIIALSLLLFL, from the coding sequence ATGATTTTAGTGGAAACAAATGTACTGTTCGCGCTGTCGCTGACGGTTATGGCAGGACTTGCAACCGGAATCGGCAGTATAATAGCATTGTTTGCAAAAACCACAAATACAAAATTTCTCGCCGGCTCGCTCGGATTTTCAGCCGGAGTAATGATATACGTTTCAATGATTGAAATTTTTCAGAAGTCACGCACATATATCGCGTCAGCTACAAATGACACTGTGGGATATTATATCGCGGTAGTATCATTCTTTGTCGGAATACTTCTTATCGGACTTATAGACTACTTTGTGCCGTCAACAGAGGGTGATATAGGTAATCTGACCGAAAACGAAACCCGCTCGATTGCCCTAAAACGTATGGGATTTATGACAGCCCTCGCAATCGGCATACATAACTTCCCCGAAGGCCTCGCAACCTTCACCTCCGCCCTAAAAGACCCCCATCTTGGGCTTGCCATAGCTGTCGCCATAGCAATCCATAATATTCCGGAAGGAATTGCTACGTCTGTACCGATATACTACTCAACAGGCAGCAGAAAAAGAGCATTTATAGTATCGTTTTTTTCGGGTATTACGGAACCTTTAGGTGCTATAATCGGTTATTTAATTTTACGTCCGTTTTTCAACGATGTCGTATTCGGTATTTTATTCGGAATAATTGCCGGAATTATGGTATTTATTTCAATAGAAGAACTTTTACCGATGGCACGTGAATATGAAAAAAGCAAAGTCACTATTATAGGCGTCATACTCGGTATGGCAATAATAGCGCTCAGCTTACTTTTATTTCTATAA
- a CDS encoding LexA family protein, with the protein MKERNLKQIDIVRLAEPYCKENNTRLGRNDISQYVAGKSEPGQHKLYILGKALNVSEAWLMGYDVPMQAESPAPSNTYPLDDIKFVNVPVIGSVAAGTVCLADNEIIWYEPTDYDDVKDGQEYRYLTVKGDSMYPKFEEGDLVLVRCQSSVDSGSYAVVLIDDEEGVIKKIVYGPNFIELHSINLMYPVRRFENENVLRIWVFGLVRSIKRKL; encoded by the coding sequence ATGAAAGAACGTAATTTAAAACAGATTGATATAGTAAGATTGGCAGAGCCTTATTGCAAAGAAAATAATACGAGATTAGGCAGAAACGATATAAGTCAATATGTGGCGGGTAAATCAGAACCTGGACAACATAAACTATATATATTAGGTAAAGCGTTAAATGTAAGTGAAGCATGGCTTATGGGATATGACGTTCCAATGCAAGCTGAATCACCTGCCCCATCAAACACATATCCGTTAGATGATATAAAGTTTGTAAATGTTCCTGTTATTGGTTCTGTTGCAGCCGGAACGGTTTGTCTTGCCGATAATGAAATTATCTGGTATGAACCGACAGACTACGATGACGTAAAAGACGGACAAGAGTACAGATATTTAACAGTTAAGGGCGACAGTATGTATCCGAAGTTTGAAGAAGGTGACCTTGTACTTGTCAGATGTCAGTCGTCGGTAGACAGTGGCAGTTATGCCGTGGTATTGATTGATGATGAAGAAGGCGTTATTAAGAAAATCGTATACGGTCCTAATTTTATTGAATTACATTCGATAAATCTGATGTACCCTGTCAGACGTTTTGAAAATGAAAATGTTTTGCGTATTTGGGTTTTTGGATTGGTTCGGTCAATAAAAAGAAAACTGTAG
- the trmD gene encoding tRNA (guanosine(37)-N1)-methyltransferase TrmD produces MRFDVLTLFPQMFEAVLGDSIIGRARENNILEMNFIDIRDFSTNKHRKVDDYPYSGGGGMLMNAQPVYDAYMSVAEGLDYKPFTIYMSPQGKVFNQGIAIDLANYEHIVLLCGHYEGIDQRVIDEIVDMELSVGDFVMTGGEIPAMTVIDTVSRLVPGVLAAETSYENESHFNGLLEYPQYTRPAVWHDKPIPDVLISGHHAKIEQWKREQSLINTLKKRPDMLEKAELTKEDIKFLKEYK; encoded by the coding sequence ATGAGATTTGATGTGCTTACATTGTTTCCGCAAATGTTTGAGGCGGTTTTGGGTGACAGTATAATCGGTCGTGCGAGAGAAAATAATATTCTTGAAATGAATTTTATTGATATTCGTGATTTTTCAACCAATAAACATAGAAAGGTTGACGATTATCCGTATAGCGGCGGCGGTGGTATGCTTATGAACGCACAGCCTGTGTATGACGCGTATATGTCTGTTGCGGAGGGACTTGATTATAAACCGTTTACGATATATATGTCGCCGCAGGGAAAGGTGTTTAATCAAGGTATCGCGATTGACCTTGCAAATTATGAGCATATCGTTTTGCTTTGCGGTCATTATGAGGGTATTGACCAAAGAGTTATAGATGAAATTGTGGATATGGAACTGTCCGTCGGTGATTTTGTTATGACAGGCGGCGAAATTCCGGCGATGACTGTTATTGATACTGTTTCAAGACTTGTTCCGGGAGTTTTGGCTGCTGAAACTTCGTATGAAAATGAGTCGCATTTTAACGGACTTTTGGAGTATCCGCAGTATACCCGTCCGGCAGTTTGGCACGATAAACCGATTCCCGATGTACTTATTTCCGGTCATCACGCGAAAATCGAACAGTGGAAAAGGGAACAGTCACTCATTAATACACTCAAAAAGCGTCCCGATATGCTTGAAAAAGCCGAACTTACCAAGGAAGATATAAAATTTTTGAAAGAATATAAGTAG
- the rimM gene encoding ribosome maturation factor RimM (Essential for efficient processing of 16S rRNA), whose product MDLLEVGKIVNTHGLRGEVKVVPWTDYPEVFEDIDFVYVKKKSEYERLDVKGIKYQKNNLIVRFSQITDINMAEKYKNQVIYAEREILGELPDGVYYIADLIGLDIVTEDGEKIGTVSDVFNTGSNDIYEVKREGKKNLLLPVIDDVVLNIDVEGGKITVRMMDGLEDLA is encoded by the coding sequence ATGGACTTGCTTGAGGTAGGAAAAATAGTTAATACACACGGTTTAAGAGGTGAAGTTAAGGTTGTTCCTTGGACCGATTATCCCGAAGTGTTTGAAGATATAGATTTTGTTTATGTAAAGAAAAAGTCTGAATATGAAAGACTTGACGTAAAGGGTATAAAGTATCAGAAGAATAATCTTATCGTGAGATTTTCTCAGATTACTGATATAAATATGGCTGAAAAGTATAAAAATCAAGTGATTTATGCCGAACGCGAGATTTTGGGCGAACTTCCTGATGGCGTGTATTATATTGCCGACCTTATCGGTCTTGATATTGTAACGGAGGACGGCGAAAAAATCGGTACTGTAAGCGATGTTTTCAACACAGGCAGTAACGATATTTACGAAGTAAAGCGTGAGGGAAAGAAAAATCTTTTGTTGCCTGTTATAGATGACGTTGTTCTTAATATCGACGTTGAGGGCGGTAAAATAACCGTCAGAATGATGGACGGCTTGGAGGACTTGGCGTGA
- a CDS encoding TrmH family RNA methyltransferase: MLEITSSSNNKCKYVKSLSQKKSRQKYGEYTIEGIKSVSDALNSEREITALYVSDSFFENEKFKYPKDISLYKVQDDVFMKMCDTKAPQGILAVVKIEDETDFTPNTEKSYIYCDCINDPGNLGTIIRTADAAGFDGVLLSDGCVDLYSPKTVRSSMGSFFNMKVVTGVSYEKLSEYKNSGFQLIGGALGDNTIDYRSADMKKPTIIIVGNEANGISEDVQKMCQCVKIPILGKAESLNAGVAAAILMYELVRQRS, from the coding sequence ATGTTAGAGATTACTTCTTCATCAAACAATAAATGCAAATATGTAAAATCGCTGTCGCAGAAAAAATCAAGGCAGAAATACGGTGAGTATACAATAGAAGGAATAAAATCGGTATCGGACGCATTAAATTCCGAAAGGGAGATAACGGCACTATATGTATCGGACAGTTTTTTTGAAAACGAAAAATTCAAATATCCGAAAGATATTTCATTATACAAGGTACAAGACGACGTATTTATGAAAATGTGCGATACAAAAGCACCGCAGGGCATACTTGCGGTTGTGAAAATCGAAGATGAAACCGATTTTACACCAAACACGGAAAAATCGTATATATATTGCGACTGTATAAATGACCCGGGTAATCTCGGAACGATAATCAGAACGGCTGATGCGGCAGGATTTGACGGAGTGTTGTTGTCGGATGGGTGCGTTGATTTATACAGTCCGAAAACGGTGCGTTCAAGTATGGGTTCGTTTTTTAATATGAAAGTTGTGACAGGTGTGTCATATGAAAAACTCAGCGAATACAAAAACAGCGGTTTTCAGCTTATCGGCGGTGCACTTGGTGACAATACAATAGATTACCGCAGTGCGGATATGAAAAAACCTACTATTATAATAGTAGGAAATGAGGCAAACGGAATATCGGAAGATGTTCAGAAAATGTGTCAATGCGTTAAAATTCCGATTTTGGGGAAAGCCGAATCGCTAAATGCGGGAGTTGCGGCGGCAATATTAATGTACGAACTTGTTCGCCAAAGGTCTTGA
- the ffh gene encoding signal recognition particle protein — translation MAFESLGDKLQGVFKKLRGKGKLNEKDIKDAMREIKLALLEADVNFKVVKEFVNIVSEKALGQEIMESLTPAQQLVKIVNEELTQMIGGEVSRLEFSQKPPTVIMMCGLQGAGKTTATGKLALNLTKKMNKRPLMVACDVYRPAAIKQLEVLGKQIQVPVFSMGADVNPVTIAKEAVAHAIKHGNDPVILDTAGRLHIDEQLMDELANIKAEVNPTEILLVVDAMTGQDAVNVAKSFNDQLDITGVILSKLDGDTRGGAALSVKQVTGKPIKYASVGEKLSDLEQFHPDRMASRILGMGDVLTLIDKAQETIDEKKAQELEEKIRKQQFDLDDFLEQFKQIRKMGSFSQILGMLPGIDKKMLESVDTEENEKKMLHIEAIIQSMTQEERRKPSIIGASRKVRISKGSGTRVQDVNQLLKQFEQMQKMMKQLSGGRQAKMLKRLRKRK, via the coding sequence ATGGCATTTGAAAGCCTTGGTGATAAGCTGCAGGGAGTTTTCAAAAAACTTCGCGGTAAAGGAAAGCTTAACGAAAAAGATATAAAAGACGCAATGCGTGAGATTAAGCTGGCTCTTTTGGAGGCAGATGTAAACTTCAAGGTTGTTAAGGAATTTGTGAACATAGTTTCCGAAAAGGCACTTGGTCAGGAGATTATGGAGTCGCTTACTCCGGCACAACAGCTTGTTAAAATAGTTAATGAAGAACTTACCCAAATGATAGGCGGTGAAGTTTCAAGACTTGAATTTTCGCAAAAACCGCCGACAGTCATTATGATGTGCGGTCTGCAAGGTGCAGGTAAGACAACTGCAACAGGTAAGCTTGCATTAAACCTTACAAAGAAAATGAATAAGCGTCCGCTTATGGTTGCTTGTGACGTGTACCGTCCGGCGGCTATAAAACAGCTTGAAGTTTTGGGTAAACAAATTCAAGTACCGGTATTTTCAATGGGTGCAGACGTAAATCCCGTTACTATCGCAAAAGAGGCGGTAGCACACGCAATAAAGCATGGAAACGACCCTGTTATCCTTGATACGGCAGGTCGACTTCATATAGATGAGCAGCTTATGGACGAGCTTGCGAACATAAAAGCGGAAGTAAATCCGACGGAAATACTTCTTGTTGTAGACGCAATGACAGGTCAGGACGCAGTAAACGTCGCAAAATCATTTAACGATCAGCTTGATATAACAGGTGTTATACTTTCAAAGCTTGACGGTGATACAAGAGGCGGTGCGGCACTTTCCGTAAAACAAGTTACGGGTAAGCCGATAAAATATGCGTCGGTCGGTGAAAAATTGAGCGACCTTGAACAGTTCCATCCGGACAGAATGGCGTCAAGAATTTTGGGTATGGGTGATGTGCTTACTCTTATCGATAAGGCACAGGAAACCATAGACGAAAAGAAAGCACAGGAGCTTGAAGAAAAAATCCGTAAACAACAGTTTGACCTTGATGATTTCCTTGAACAGTTCAAGCAAATCAGAAAAATGGGTTCATTCTCACAAATACTCGGTATGTTGCCGGGAATAGATAAGAAAATGCTTGAAAGCGTTGACACTGAAGAAAATGAAAAGAAAATGCTTCATATTGAGGCGATAATTCAGTCAATGACACAGGAAGAACGCAGAAAGCCGAGTATAATCGGCGCAAGCAGAAAAGTCCGTATATCGAAAGGTAGCGGAACAAGAGTACAGGACGTAAATCAGCTTTTGAAACAGTTTGAACAAATGCAAAAGATGATGAAACAGCTGTCAGGCGGACGTCAGGCAAAAATGCTTAAACGTCTCAGAAAACGTAAATAA
- the rpsP gene encoding 30S ribosomal protein S16 has protein sequence MAVKIRLRRMGAKKAPFYRVVVADSRYPRNGRFIEEVGTYNPLTDPATVNIDAEAVKKWISNGAQPTDTVKALLKKSNII, from the coding sequence ATGGCAGTAAAAATCAGATTGAGAAGAATGGGTGCAAAGAAGGCTCCTTTTTATAGAGTAGTAGTTGCAGATTCAAGATACCCAAGAAACGGTAGATTTATTGAAGAAGTTGGCACATACAATCCTCTAACAGACCCTGCAACAGTTAATATTGATGCAGAGGCAGTTAAGAAGTGGATCTCAAACGGTGCTCAGCCAACTGATACTGTTAAGGCTCTTCTAAAGAAGTCTAACATTATCTAA
- a CDS encoding minor capsid protein → MSIADSDKQYEELLELYDETDDKTVKKEILNRINAQAYGARISRLEGLKRNVYIYFRHVANEAIKEQKKLYDSAVKTAYYTNIFDTAQGLNCGIDFSLVPQKAVNKVLSEPWHGHNYSERVWIHNDRFIQAVGQTIEDGIISGHSVSRMTDKLIDYVKDTAPGGIRTSAETLVRSETAHFMNQGQRMAYEEIGIKQYRFVAALSELTCDTCGNLDGSVFDTDKAVEGENFPPIHPRCRCVTIMADVNLTSRIARDPLTGENYKVDGSMTFDEWKNSLSDEQKNALKYVANSEKRGIIKVDKDVAQASQKYLNKNDMLYINSKNIKQLKGYEDIVCHGDRYSLVFKDMNGDESNVSAKEFVDILKQNPDYKGGNIRLIACEVGAGEGIVPQYIANELGVKVLAPTEVVNVFPNGDMCVANDIQDALQKNETGEWKMFVPKRK, encoded by the coding sequence ATGAGTATAGCCGACAGCGACAAACAGTACGAAGAACTACTTGAACTGTACGACGAAACAGACGACAAGACAGTCAAAAAGGAAATTCTAAACCGCATAAATGCACAGGCATACGGTGCGAGAATTAGCCGATTAGAGGGATTGAAACGTAATGTGTACATCTATTTCAGACACGTTGCGAATGAGGCTATAAAGGAACAAAAGAAACTGTATGACAGTGCGGTAAAGACGGCTTATTATACAAACATATTTGATACTGCACAAGGTTTAAACTGCGGTATTGATTTTTCACTTGTACCGCAAAAGGCGGTTAATAAAGTGTTAAGTGAGCCGTGGCACGGTCACAACTACAGCGAGAGAGTGTGGATACATAACGACAGATTTATACAGGCAGTCGGACAAACGATTGAGGACGGTATAATCAGCGGTCACAGTGTAAGCCGTATGACTGATAAGCTGATTGATTACGTCAAAGATACTGCACCGGGTGGAATACGAACATCAGCCGAAACTCTTGTGAGGAGTGAAACGGCGCATTTTATGAATCAAGGGCAGAGAATGGCATATGAGGAAATAGGCATAAAGCAGTATCGTTTTGTTGCGGCACTGTCTGAATTAACGTGTGACACCTGCGGTAATCTTGACGGTAGCGTGTTTGATACCGACAAAGCCGTTGAGGGCGAAAACTTCCCACCGATACACCCGCGTTGTCGGTGCGTTACGATTATGGCAGACGTGAATTTGACAAGTCGTATTGCACGCGATCCGCTTACGGGCGAAAATTACAAAGTTGACGGAAGTATGACGTTTGACGAATGGAAAAACAGTCTGTCGGACGAACAGAAAAATGCGTTAAAATATGTTGCAAATAGTGAAAAACGTGGTATAATAAAGGTAGATAAAGATGTTGCACAGGCTTCGCAAAAATACTTAAACAAAAACGATATGTTGTATATAAATTCAAAAAATATAAAGCAACTAAAGGGATACGAGGACATTGTATGTCACGGAGATAGATACAGTTTAGTGTTTAAAGATATGAATGGCGACGAAAGCAATGTTTCAGCAAAAGAGTTTGTTGATATATTAAAGCAAAACCCCGATTATAAGGGCGGTAATATTCGACTTATAGCTTGTGAAGTGGGTGCAGGCGAGGGAATTGTACCACAATATATCGCAAATGAATTAGGGGTTAAAGTATTAGCACCTACGGAAGTGGTTAATGTATTTCCGAATGGTGATATGTGTGTTGCGAATGACATACAAGACGCATTGCAAAAGAACGAAACTGGTGAATGGAAAATGTTTGTACCAAAAAGGAAGTGA
- a CDS encoding site-specific integrase — MPIYKMDGKKNGLQKYRVRINFTDSSGKSKQIDRVAYGKETAKEFERQLAYNLSDETIKKITLQQLYDEYIAVKKFEVRENSMRTIIGRLELYVLPKFKDYKLNKITSSELQKWKQYIETCTNAKKPKEKLLSSMKQNIFGEFRALMNYAVKMEYIPRNPPTVVGNFRNPYENKREMDFYTPEEFKKYIQAAKKQAELSEQSTGSIYEWNFYVFFNIAFYTGMRKGEINALKWSDIDDKIIHVRRSIAQKLKGDDRETSPKNKSSVRDLQMPLPLINIWMNTKSVIRLLTVILITCGYVAVLSVYVIQP; from the coding sequence ATGCCTATTTATAAAATGGACGGTAAAAAAAACGGTTTGCAGAAGTATCGTGTAAGAATTAATTTCACTGACAGTTCCGGCAAATCAAAACAAATTGACCGTGTTGCCTACGGCAAAGAAACGGCAAAGGAGTTTGAACGGCAATTAGCATACAACCTCAGTGACGAAACAATAAAGAAAATAACATTGCAACAACTATATGATGAATACATTGCCGTAAAAAAGTTTGAAGTCAGAGAAAATTCTATGCGTACTATCATAGGACGATTAGAGCTATATGTATTGCCTAAATTTAAAGATTACAAATTAAACAAGATTACATCATCAGAGTTGCAAAAGTGGAAACAATATATTGAAACCTGTACAAATGCCAAAAAGCCAAAAGAAAAACTTTTATCAAGTATGAAACAAAATATCTTCGGCGAATTTCGTGCCTTGATGAACTATGCGGTAAAAATGGAATACATACCGAGAAATCCTCCTACTGTTGTCGGAAACTTTAGAAACCCATACGAAAATAAAAGGGAAATGGATTTTTACACCCCCGAAGAATTTAAAAAGTACATACAAGCCGCCAAAAAGCAAGCAGAACTATCCGAACAATCAACAGGAAGTATATATGAATGGAATTTCTATGTATTTTTTAATATCGCATTCTATACAGGTATGCGTAAAGGTGAAATAAATGCGTTGAAGTGGTCGGATATAGATGATAAAATAATTCATGTACGACGCAGTATTGCCCAAAAGTTAAAGGGTGACGACAGAGAAACATCACCCAAGAATAAATCTTCTGTGCGTGATTTGCAAATGCCATTGCCACTTATTAATATATGGATGAACACCAAAAGCGTTATAAGGCTATTGACGGTTATTCTGATAACTTGCGGATATGTGGCGGTATTAAGTGTTTACGTGATACAACCATAG
- the ylxM gene encoding YlxM family DNA-binding protein, which translates to MAKDLNVTILLDVYGQLLTEKQRNAIDMYYNEDLSLSEIADVIDISRQGVRESIKQGEKHLTNYEEKLGIVERFHNISSKLEKLNALLENTDFDGKDEFYGLIDEISKEI; encoded by the coding sequence ATGGCAAAGGACTTGAATGTTACCATTTTGCTTGACGTATACGGTCAGTTGCTTACGGAAAAGCAACGTAATGCCATAGATATGTATTATAACGAGGACTTGTCGCTGTCGGAGATTGCCGATGTAATCGACATAAGCAGACAGGGCGTCAGAGAGTCGATTAAGCAAGGCGAAAAGCATTTGACGAATTATGAAGAAAAACTCGGAATAGTCGAACGATTTCATAATATAAGTTCAAAGCTTGAAAAATTAAATGCGTTGCTTGAAAATACCGATTTTGACGGTAAAGACGAGTTTTACGGATTGATTGACGAAATATCAAAAGAAATATAG
- a CDS encoding NYN domain-containing protein, which produces MDMKLGTDIAYITLKKQVDQIILIAGDSDFVPSAKLTRREGVDFILEPMGQTINDDLNEHIDGIRSKIKYFIPKEQ; this is translated from the coding sequence ATGGATATGAAATTAGGCACTGACATTGCCTATATTACACTAAAAAAGCAAGTAGATCAAATTATACTGATTGCCGGAGATAGTGATTTTGTCCCTTCGGCAAAGCTCACCCGAAGAGAAGGTGTCGACTTCATTCTTGAACCAATGGGGCAAACTATAAATGACGACCTTAATGAACATATTGACGGCATTAGAAGTAAAATAAAATATTTCATACCAAAAGAGCAATAA